From the Quercus lobata isolate SW786 chromosome 6, ValleyOak3.0 Primary Assembly, whole genome shotgun sequence genome, one window contains:
- the LOC115994681 gene encoding AP-5 complex subunit mu isoform X2, with product MSSGGGGCSIRAIWILNSLDAVVFSREGSARGFGVRVSQSSVGSDSWVDDPITRHIIGLYINKEEEGDSNLLWPLILHIKGNYCILVLPLVEPRHVKAYARLCQRSDCGNAVGADESLSSLLLDLPSITGAFMVAHAIGDIVAGDVVEPEVLVSASPSVGGLLDSLTGSIGISGISSRAKPVAAPVASSIPSSTAVTGAVAVDAPKIGSRPLDKDALRTFISSSMPFGTPLDLSYSNISAIKVNGFSSSDLPPADLKQPAWKPYLYKGKQRILFTIHETVHAAMYDRDEIPDNISVSGQINCRAELEGLPDVSFPLTGLNAAHVEVLSFHPCAQVSEHGADKQAVMFSPPLGNFILLRYQASCGHGPPIKGFYQLSMVSEDKGAFLFKLRLMEGYKSPLTMEFCTVSMPFPRRRVVSFDGTPSIGTVSTTEHSVEWKIVSGGRGLSGKSIEATFPGTVNFAPWQTQRLPSSRSFLGSIADEDSDVETENSNNMVNMEEFIMEKMINDLPPVDLEEPFCWQAYNYAKVSFKIAGASLSGMSVDPKSVSIYPAVKAPAEFSTQVTSGDYILWNTLGKCPSAAAEKV from the exons ATGTCCTCCGGCGGCGGCGGTTGCAGCATCAGAGCCATCTGGATCCTCAACAGCCTCGACGCCGTCGTTTTCTCCAG GGAGGGATCTGCTCGTGGGTTTGGTGTACGTGTCAGTCAATCATCTGTAGGGTCAGATTCCTGGGTTGATGATCCAATTACCCGTCACATTATAGGCCTTTACATAAACAAGGAAGAGGAAGGAGATAGTAATCTGCTGTGGCCTTTAATATTGCACATAAAGGGTAATTATTGCATTCTTGTATTGCCTTTAGTTGAGCCTAGGCATGTGAAGGCATATGCAAGGTTATGTCAAAGATCTGATTGTGGAAATGCCGTTGGAGCAGATGAAAGTTTATCTTCCCTCCTACTTGATCTTCCATCCATCACAGG GGCATTCATGGTTGCACATGCTATTGGTGACATAGTTGCTGGTGATGTGGTAGAACCTGAGGTGCTTGTAAGTGCATCTCCATCTGTAGGAGGTTTGTTGGATTCACTAACTGGCAGTATAGGGATATCTGGCATCTCCTCTCGGGCAAAACCTGTGGCCGCACCAGTTGCATCTTCCATCCCTTCAAGTACTGCTGTAACAGGAGCTGTTGCAGTGGATGCACCAAAGATTGGTTCAAGGCCTTTGGATAAAGATGCCCTTCGAACTTTCATAAGTAGTTCAATGCCCTTTG GTACACCTTTGGACCTTAGCTATTCCAATATATCTGCTATCAAGGTTAATGGCTTTTCTTCATCAGATCTGCCTCCAGCTGATCTTAAGCAACCAGCATGGAAGCCATATCTTTACAAAGGAAAGCAGAGAATACTATTCACAATTCATGAGACTGTTCATGCTGCCATGTACGATCGAGATGAGATTCCAGATAATATATCAGTTTCTGGTCAAATAAACTGTCGAGCAGAATTAGAAGGATTGCCTGATGTCTCATTCCCCTTAACAGGGTTGAACGCAGCTCATGTCGAGGTCTTATCATTTCATCCTTGTGCTCAAGTGTCTGAACATGGTGCGGATAAGCAGGCTGTGATGTTTTCACCTCCTTTgggtaattttattttactacGTTATCAGGCTAGTTGTGGCCATGGACCTCCCATTAAGGGATTTTACCAATTGTCAATGGTCTCTGAGGATAAAGGTGCGTTTTTGTTCAAGTTACGCCTTATGGAAGGTTATAAGTCTCCTCTTACGATGGAGTTCTGTACTGTGAGTATGCCTTTTCCTAGAAGAAGGGTTGTGTCCTTTGATGGGACTCCTTCAATCGGAACAGTGTCAACTACAGAGCACTCTGTTGAATGGAAAATTGTATCTGGTGGTCGTGGCCTTTCTGGGAAAAGTATTGAGGCAACCTTCCCTGGAACTGTTAATTTTGCACCATGGCAAACCCAAAGATTACCTTCCTCTAGGTCATTTTTGGGAAGCATAGCTGATGAAGATAGTGATGTTGAGACAGAGAATTCTAATAATATGGTAAACATGGAGGAATTCATAATGGAGAAAATGATCAATGATCTTCCTCCAGTTGATCTAGAGGAGCCATTTTGCTGGCAGGCATACAATTATGCTAAA GTATCTTTCAAGATTGCTGGGGCATCATTGTCTGGGATGTCAGTTGATCCTAAATCA GTAAGCATCTATCCAGCTGTTAAAGCACCTGCGGAATTTTCAACTCAG GTTACTTCTGGGGATTATATTTTGTGGAACACGTTGGGTAAGTGCCCATCTGCTGCAGCAGAGAAAGTATAG
- the LOC115994681 gene encoding AP-5 complex subunit mu isoform X1 yields the protein MSSGGGGCSIRAIWILNSLDAVVFSRRFPVVEKRWRTACRSENEKVTENSLSYSVFSLFPSDSELAAAFVERKRREGSARGFGVRVSQSSVGSDSWVDDPITRHIIGLYINKEEEGDSNLLWPLILHIKGNYCILVLPLVEPRHVKAYARLCQRSDCGNAVGADESLSSLLLDLPSITGAFMVAHAIGDIVAGDVVEPEVLVSASPSVGGLLDSLTGSIGISGISSRAKPVAAPVASSIPSSTAVTGAVAVDAPKIGSRPLDKDALRTFISSSMPFGTPLDLSYSNISAIKVNGFSSSDLPPADLKQPAWKPYLYKGKQRILFTIHETVHAAMYDRDEIPDNISVSGQINCRAELEGLPDVSFPLTGLNAAHVEVLSFHPCAQVSEHGADKQAVMFSPPLGNFILLRYQASCGHGPPIKGFYQLSMVSEDKGAFLFKLRLMEGYKSPLTMEFCTVSMPFPRRRVVSFDGTPSIGTVSTTEHSVEWKIVSGGRGLSGKSIEATFPGTVNFAPWQTQRLPSSRSFLGSIADEDSDVETENSNNMVNMEEFIMEKMINDLPPVDLEEPFCWQAYNYAKVSFKIAGASLSGMSVDPKSVSIYPAVKAPAEFSTQVTSGDYILWNTLGKCPSAAAEKV from the exons ATGTCCTCCGGCGGCGGCGGTTGCAGCATCAGAGCCATCTGGATCCTCAACAGCCTCGACGCCGTCGTTTTCTCCAG GAGGTTTCCAGTGGTTGAGAAGCGGTGGCGGACGGCTTGTAGGAGTGAGAATGAGAAAGTTACAGAGAATAGTCTTAGTTATTCTGTGTTTTCTTTATTCCCCTCGGATTCAGAATTAGCCGCTGCATTTGTGGAGAGAAAGCGGAG GGAGGGATCTGCTCGTGGGTTTGGTGTACGTGTCAGTCAATCATCTGTAGGGTCAGATTCCTGGGTTGATGATCCAATTACCCGTCACATTATAGGCCTTTACATAAACAAGGAAGAGGAAGGAGATAGTAATCTGCTGTGGCCTTTAATATTGCACATAAAGGGTAATTATTGCATTCTTGTATTGCCTTTAGTTGAGCCTAGGCATGTGAAGGCATATGCAAGGTTATGTCAAAGATCTGATTGTGGAAATGCCGTTGGAGCAGATGAAAGTTTATCTTCCCTCCTACTTGATCTTCCATCCATCACAGG GGCATTCATGGTTGCACATGCTATTGGTGACATAGTTGCTGGTGATGTGGTAGAACCTGAGGTGCTTGTAAGTGCATCTCCATCTGTAGGAGGTTTGTTGGATTCACTAACTGGCAGTATAGGGATATCTGGCATCTCCTCTCGGGCAAAACCTGTGGCCGCACCAGTTGCATCTTCCATCCCTTCAAGTACTGCTGTAACAGGAGCTGTTGCAGTGGATGCACCAAAGATTGGTTCAAGGCCTTTGGATAAAGATGCCCTTCGAACTTTCATAAGTAGTTCAATGCCCTTTG GTACACCTTTGGACCTTAGCTATTCCAATATATCTGCTATCAAGGTTAATGGCTTTTCTTCATCAGATCTGCCTCCAGCTGATCTTAAGCAACCAGCATGGAAGCCATATCTTTACAAAGGAAAGCAGAGAATACTATTCACAATTCATGAGACTGTTCATGCTGCCATGTACGATCGAGATGAGATTCCAGATAATATATCAGTTTCTGGTCAAATAAACTGTCGAGCAGAATTAGAAGGATTGCCTGATGTCTCATTCCCCTTAACAGGGTTGAACGCAGCTCATGTCGAGGTCTTATCATTTCATCCTTGTGCTCAAGTGTCTGAACATGGTGCGGATAAGCAGGCTGTGATGTTTTCACCTCCTTTgggtaattttattttactacGTTATCAGGCTAGTTGTGGCCATGGACCTCCCATTAAGGGATTTTACCAATTGTCAATGGTCTCTGAGGATAAAGGTGCGTTTTTGTTCAAGTTACGCCTTATGGAAGGTTATAAGTCTCCTCTTACGATGGAGTTCTGTACTGTGAGTATGCCTTTTCCTAGAAGAAGGGTTGTGTCCTTTGATGGGACTCCTTCAATCGGAACAGTGTCAACTACAGAGCACTCTGTTGAATGGAAAATTGTATCTGGTGGTCGTGGCCTTTCTGGGAAAAGTATTGAGGCAACCTTCCCTGGAACTGTTAATTTTGCACCATGGCAAACCCAAAGATTACCTTCCTCTAGGTCATTTTTGGGAAGCATAGCTGATGAAGATAGTGATGTTGAGACAGAGAATTCTAATAATATGGTAAACATGGAGGAATTCATAATGGAGAAAATGATCAATGATCTTCCTCCAGTTGATCTAGAGGAGCCATTTTGCTGGCAGGCATACAATTATGCTAAA GTATCTTTCAAGATTGCTGGGGCATCATTGTCTGGGATGTCAGTTGATCCTAAATCA GTAAGCATCTATCCAGCTGTTAAAGCACCTGCGGAATTTTCAACTCAG GTTACTTCTGGGGATTATATTTTGTGGAACACGTTGGGTAAGTGCCCATCTGCTGCAGCAGAGAAAGTATAG
- the LOC115994683 gene encoding probable galacturonosyltransferase-like 4: MALRSSSSLPPLLFGLLSILLLYHTTTSLAIRVGIVIKPSPNLPVFREAPAFRNGDECGSEDQKHIHVAMTLDANYIRGTMAAVLSILQHSTCPENLSFYFLSAHSEANLFSAIKSTFPYLNFKIYRFDSNLVHGKISKSIRHALDQPLNYARIYLADIIPSNVGRVIYLDSDIVVVDDIAKLWDVDMEDKVVAAPEYCHANFTQYFTDAFWSDQEFSKTFHGRNPCYFNTGVMVMDVDKWRKGEYTQKVEEWMAVQKNKRIYHLGSLPPFLLVLAGNIKAVDHRWNQHGLGGDNFKGKCRNLHPGPISLLHWSGKGKPWLRLDSRKPCNVDHLWKPYDLYRSSKQSLEE; the protein is encoded by the coding sequence ATGGCCTTGAGGAGCTCCTCTTCTCTCCCACCTCTACTCTTTGGCCTCCTGTCAATCCTGCTCCTCTACCACACCACCACCTCTCTCGCCATCCGCGTGGGCATTGTGATCAAACCCTCTCCCAACCTCCCCGTCTTCCGTGAAGCCCCGGCCTTTCGCAATGGAGACGAATGTGGTTCCGAAGACCAAAAACATATCCATGTAGCCATGACCCTTGATGCAAATTACATTCGTGGTACCATGGCTGCGGTTCTATCAATATTACAACACTCCACATGCCCTGAAAACCTCTCCTTCTATTTCCTCTCTGCACACTCTGAAGCTAATCTGTTTTCAGCAATTAAATCCACCTTTCCTTACCTAAACTTCAAGATATATAGGTTTGACTCAAACCTTGTTCATGGGAAAATTTCAAAGTCTATTAGGCATGCTTTGGATCAGCCTCTAAATTATGCAAGAATTTACCTTGCTGATATTATTCCGTCCAATGTGGGACGGGTTATATATTTAGATTCTGACATTGTTGTGGTGGATGATATTGCAAAGCTATGGGATGTGGACATGGAAGATAAAGTTGTGGCTGCACCAGAATATTGCCATGCAAATTTCACACAGTATTTCACTGATGCTTTTTGGTCAGACCAAGAATTTTCAAAGACTTTTCATGGAAGAAATCCTTGTTATTTCAACACAGGAGTGATGGTGATGGATGTGGATAAATGGAGAAAAGGAGAGTATACACAGAAAGTTGAGGAATGGATGGCTGTACAAAAGAACAAGAGGATATATCATTTGGGTTCTTTGCCACCTTTCTTGCTTGTTTTGGCTGGGAATATCAAGGCTGTTGATCATAGATGGAATCAACATGGGTTAGGTGGTGATAATTTTAAAGGGAAATGTAGGAACCTTCATCCTGGTCCTATTAGTCTCTTACATTGGAGTGGGAAAGGGAAGCCGTGGTTGAGATTAGATTCTAGGAAGCCATGCAACGTTGATCACCTTTGGAAACCGTATGATCTATACCGTTCATCTAAGCAGTCGTTAGAAGAATGA